Proteins co-encoded in one Nicotiana sylvestris chromosome 7, ASM39365v2, whole genome shotgun sequence genomic window:
- the LOC104212575 gene encoding membrin-11 has translation MAMAVGIGEGNSVAGGGSLSDLYQNSRRLLLKSRDGLERLERFEYTSSSSSSSIPSSSSSTAIVDPSEQSFDAVRKEIAQIQSLCSEMELLWRSIPAKSQRDLWKRKVEQVAEEADSLKTSLDKYNLRHQRRMQEARERAELIGRANGDSSHVLRIFDDEAQAMQSARRSSRMMEETLATGVAILSKYSEQRDRLKRAQRKALDVLNTLGLSNSVMRLIEKRNRADRWIKYAGMVLTIVILIFIWRWTR, from the exons ATGGCAATGGCGGTTGGAATCGGAGAAGGAAATTCGGTCGCCGGCGGTGGAAGTTTATCGGACCTTTACCAAAACTCCAGGCGGCTCTTACTCAAGTCTCGAGATGGTTTGGAGAGGCTCGAGCGTTTCGAGTAcacttcctcttcttcttcatcttccatCCCATCGTCATCTTCGAGCACCGCTATAGTCGATCCTTCGGAACAATCATTTGACGCCGTAAGGAAAGAAATCGCTCAGATCCAGTCTCTTTGCTCCGAAATGGAACTTCTCTGGCGATCTATACCTGCCAAATCCCAGCGTGATCTCTGGAAAAG AAAAGTGGAACAAGTGGCTGAAGAAGCTGACTCTTTGAAAACTAGTTTGGATAAATACAATTTAAGACATCAGCGGCGTATGCAAGAAGCCCGGGAAAGAGCAGAACTGATTGGGAGAGCT AATGGTGATTCATCCCATGTTCTGAGGATTTTCGATGACGAAGCACAGGCGATGCAATCTGCTCGTAGGTCATCAAGAATGATGGAAGAAACCTTGGCAACAGGTGTGGCCATTCTGTCTAAATATAGTGAGCAAAGGGATCGTTTGAAG AGAGCTCAACGTAAAGCGCTGGATGTGCTTAACACTTTGGGCCTGTCGAATTCTGTTATGAGACTCATTGAGAAGAGGAATCGTGCTGATCGATGGATCAAATATGCAGGGATGGTCTTAACAATCGTAATCCTGATTTTCATTTGGAGGTGGACAAGATGA